From a single Arachis hypogaea cultivar Tifrunner chromosome 3, arahy.Tifrunner.gnm2.J5K5, whole genome shotgun sequence genomic region:
- the LOC112791204 gene encoding neutral/alkaline invertase 3, chloroplastic codes for MSLGASKAVVQVLCRPVTQTGYSEHLVNSSDLTLHSTFQVKCVKKRPPRHRHSIRCSSMLLSQLRRTHQLRPMGVSLVNYMNYSGSWFQTCKCQQSESASGITAGDGNGAWSVNNIETSNSVNNLANAKSILEFQDVQQLKQEKALTSKIANGTIPDSFSIEEEAWDLLRESIVHYCGSPIGTIAAKDPTSSNVLNYDQVFIRDFIPSGIAFLLKGEHDIVRNFILYTLQLQSWEKTMDCHSPGQGLMPASFKVRTVPLDGDDSATEEVLDPDFGEAAIGRVAPVDSGLWWIILLRAYGKCSGDLSVQERIDVQTGIKMILRLCLADGFDMFPTLLVTDGSCMIDRRMGIHGHPLEIQALFYSALLCAREMLTPEDGSADLIRALNNRLVALSFHIREYYWIDMKKLNEIYRYKTEEYSYDAVNKFNIYPDQISPWLVEWMPNKGGYLIGNLQPAHMDFRFFSLGNLWSVVNSLATMEQSHAILDLIEAKWSDLVAEMPFKICYPALEGQEWQIITGSDPKNTPWSYHNAGSWPTLLWQLTVACIKMNRPHIAAKAVEIAERRISRDKWPEYYDTKRSRFIGKQSRLFQTWSIAGYLVAKLLLTDPSKANILITEEDSELVNALITANPRGKRGRKNLKQTYIV; via the exons ATGTCATTGGGAGCATCAAAGGCAGTTGTTCAGGTTCTGTGCAGGCCTGTGACTCAAACTGGTTATAGTGAGCACCTGGTGAACTCTTCGGATTTGACATTACATTCCACATTTCAAGTAAAATGTGTGAAGAAAAGACCCCCAAGGCATAGGCATTCGATAAGATGTTCTAGCATGCTTCTAAGTCAGTTACGAAGAACTCATCAACTTCGACCGATGGGTGTTAGTTTGGTCAATTATATGAACTATAGTGGGTCATGGTTTCAGACATGCAAATGCCAGCAGTCAGAGAGTGCAAGTGGCATAACTGCAGGAGATGGAAATGGAGCATGGTCTGTGAATAATATTGAAACATCAAATTCAGTAAACAACTTGGCGAATGCAAAGTCTATTCTTGAGTTCCAAGATGTTCAACAACTGAAACAAGAAAAGGCTTTGACATCTAAGATTGCAAATGGAACTATCCCAGATAGCTTCTCCATTGAGGAAGAAGCATGGGATCTACTAAGGGAATCTATAGTTCATTATTGTGGCAGTCCTATAGGAACTATTGCTGCAAAGGATCCAACCAGTTCCAATGTTTTAAATTATGACCAGGTCTTCATTCGAGATTTCATTCCTTCTGGAATAGCTTTCCTATTGAAGGGAGAGCATGATATTGTTCGCAATTTTATCCTTTATACACTTCAATTGCAG AGCTGGGAGAAAACAATGGATTGTCATAGTCCTGGACAAGGTTTGATGCCTGCTAGTTTTAAGGTTAGGACTGTTCCTCTAGATGGTGATGATTCTGCAACAGAAGAGGTTTTGGATCCTGACTTTGGTGAGGCAGCAATTGGCCGTGTCGCTCCAGTTGACTCCG GATTGTGGTGGATTATTTTATTACGAGCTTATGGAAAATGCTCCGGTGATCTGTCTGTTCAGGAGAGGATTGATGTGCAAACAGGAATTAAGATGATTTTGAGATTGTGCCTTGCTGATGGTTTTGACATGTTTCCAACGCTATTAGTAACTGATGGTTCTTGCATGATAGATCGGAGAATGGGAATTCACGGGCATCCTTTGGAGATTCAG GCACTATTTTATTCTGCCTTACTTTGTGCTCGGGAGATGCTTACTCCGGAAGACGGATCAGCAGATCTTATACGAGCATTGAACAATCGTCTAGTAGCTCTTTCATTTCATATTAGAGAATATTACTGGATTGATATGAAAAAGTTAAATGAGATTTATCGGTATAAGACAGAGGAGTACTCATATGATGCAGTTAACAAGTTCAACATATACCCAGACCAGATTTCTCCTTGGTTAGTAGAATGGATGCCAAACAAAGGAGGTTATCTTATTGGTAACCTGCAACCGGCTCACATGGATTTTCGATTTTTTTCACTTGGAAACTTGTGGTCCGTTGTAAACAGCTTGGCCACCATGGAGCAATCACATGCAATATTGGACCTCATTGAAGCCAAATGGTCGGATTTGGTAGCAGAGATGCCATTCAAGATCTGTTACCCTGCTCTCGAAGGTCAGGAGTGGCAGATAATCACAGGCAGCGATCCTAAGAACAC gcCTTGGTCCTACCATAATGCAGGCTCCTGGCCAACATTGCTATGGCAG CTCACTGTTGCATGCATAAAGATGAATAGACCTCACATTGCTGCAAAAGCTGTTGAAATTGCTGAGAGAAGAATATCCAGAGACAAGTGGCCGGAATACTATGACACAAAGAGATCTCGGTTCATTGGAAAGCAATCGCGACTGTTTCAGACTTGGTCGATTGCAGGATATCTCGTGGCGAAGCTGCTGCTGACTGACCCGAGCAAAGCAAATATACTGATTACCGAAGAGGACTCTGAACTTGTGAATGCCTTGATTACTGCAAATCCCAGAGGGAAGCGTGGTCGGAAGAATTTGAAGCAGACCTACATTGTATGA